One Elaeis guineensis isolate ETL-2024a chromosome 10, EG11, whole genome shotgun sequence genomic window carries:
- the LOC105059872 gene encoding phosphoglycerate kinase 3, cytosolic has protein sequence MATKRSVSTLTGADLKGKKVFVRVDLNVPLDDNLKITDDTRVRAAVPTIKYLMEHGAKVILCSHLGRPKGVTPKYSLKPLVPRLSELLGVNVEMADDCIGEGVQKMVSALPDGGVLLLENVRFYKEEEKNDPEFAKKLASLADLYVNDAFGTAHRAHASTEGVAKFLKPSVAGFLMQKELDYLVGAVANPKRPFAAIIGGSKVSTKIGVIESLFENVDILLLGGGMMFTFYKAQGYSVGSSLVEEDKLDLATALIEKAKSKGVSLLLPTDVVVADKFAADADSKVVPASGIPDGWMGLDIGPDSIKTFSETLESTKTIIWNGPMGVFEFDKFAVGTEAIAKKLADLSGKGVTTIIGGGDSVAAVEKAGLADKMSHISTGGGASLELLEGKSLPGVLALDDA, from the exons ATGGCGACGAAGAGGAGCGTGAGTACTCTCACAGGAGCTGATCTCAAGGGGAAGAAAGTGTTCGTGAGGGTGGATCTGAACGTGCCGTTGGATGACAACCTCAAGATCACCGACGACACCCGAGTAAGGGCCGCCGTCCCCACCATCAAGTACTTGATGGAGCACGGCGCCAAGGTCATCCTCTGCAGCCATTTG GGACGTCCTAAAGGTGTGACTCCAAAGTACAGCTTGAAGCCACTTGTGCCTAGGCTTTCTGAACTTCTTGGAGTTAAT GTTGAGATGGCTGATGACTGTATTGGTGAGGGAGTTCAAAAGATGGTGTCTGCATTGCCAGATGGTGGGGTTCTGCTTCTTGAAAATGTGAGATTCTAtaaggaagaagagaaaaatgaTCCAGAGTTTGCAAAGAAGCTGGCATCCCTTGCTGATCTCTATGTAAATGATGCCTTTGGCACTGCTCATAGGGCACATGCTTCAACAGAGGGAGTTGCCAAATTCTTGAAGCCATCTGTTGCAGGCTTCCTTATGCAGAAG GAACTTGATTATCTTGTTGGAGCAGTAGCAAACCCCAAGAGGCCATTTGCTGCCATTATTGGTGGCTCAAAGGTGTCAACCAAGATTGGTGTGATTGAGTCACTTTTTGAGAATGTTGATATCCTTCTCCTTGGTGGAGGAATGATGTTTACCTTTTACAAGGCGCAAGGGTACTCTGTTGGGTCATCACTTGTGGAGGAAGACAAGCTTGATCTTGCAACAGCACTTATTGAGAAGGCAAAATCCAAGGGCGTGTCTCTCTTGTTGCCGACTGATGTTGTTGTAGCTGACAAGTTTGCTGCTGATGCAGACAGCAAG GTTGTCCCTGCATCTGGTATCCCAGATGGTTGGATGGGTCTTGACATTGGACCTGACTCCATCAAGACTTTCAGTGAAACTCTAGAGAGCACCAAGACAATCATTTGGAATGGACCAATGGGAGTGTTCGAGTTCGACAAGTTTGCAGTGGGAACTGAG gcAATTGCAAAGAAGTTGGCTGATCTGAGTGGGAAAGGTGTCACAACAATCATAGGAGGTGGTGACTCCGTTGCAGCCGTTGAGAAGGCCGGGCTTGCCGACAAGATGAGCCACATTTCAACCGGCGGTGGTGCCAGCTTGGAGCTCTTGGAAGGCAAGTCTCTTCCaggtgttcttgctcttgatgaTGCCTGA
- the LOC105059873 gene encoding 14 kDa zinc-binding protein: MLSPSQSTGLQPPFGALVEAMAATLTTSFSLFRCSRVLRAYAIPKPFSKLSIDLLRAPSYSLRPERRICHITASVNEEASAKAAAASADNGGPTIFDKIIAKEIPSTIVYEDDKVLAFRDINPQAPVHVLVIPKLRDGLTHLGKAELRHAEILGHLLCAAKIVAEKEGIVDGFRVVINNGPEACQSVYHLHLHILGGRQMKWPPG, encoded by the exons ATGCTTTCCCCCTCCCAAAGTACGGGTCTTCAGCCACCTTTCGGTGCTCTGGTGGAAGCCATGGCTGCAACGCTGAcgacttccttctctctcttccg GTGTTCTCGGGTTCTTCGAGCTTATGCGATCCCAAAACCCTTCTCCAAGCTCTCGATTGATCTTCTTCGAGCTCCCTCATATTCCTTGCGGCCGGAGAG ACGCATATGCCATATTACTGCCTCAGTCAATGAAGAAGCTTCCGCCAAAGCAGCTGCAGCCAGTGCAGATAATGGAGGTCCCACCAT ATTTGACAAGATTATAGCAAAGGAAATTCCTTCAACTATTGTCTATGAGGATGATAAAGTTCTGGCTTTTCGAGATATTAACCCACAAGCTCCTGTACATGTTTTAGTCATCCCAAAGCTTAGGGATGGATTGACCCACCTAGGAAAG GCTGAATTAAGGCATGCTGAGATCTTGGGTCATCTGCTCTGTGCTGCAAAAATAGTGGCTGAGAAGGAAGGcatagtggatggatttcgaGTTGTTATCAACAATGGCCCTGAAGCAT GTCAATCGGTGTACCATCTACATTTACACATACTTGGAGGAAGGCAAATGAAATGGCCTCCTGGTTAG